A region of the Leptospira noumeaensis genome:
CTCTCCATTTTACATCCGTTTGTCGCAAAATACCTCACACTTAAAAGCTACCTCTCATTTTTTATTACCTTTTTATTCCCAGATGAAAAGTGAATATGTCCAAACAGGTAGAGAAGATTATTACGTAAAACTTTGGCCCCTGTTTCGTTATCACAAAGACCCCGACGGAAATTTTGGATGGAATACCCTTGCCATCATCCCGGTTCGTTTTGAAGTCATGGAAGATGTTTGGGAACCTATTTTTTCCATCATTGAATACAAAAGATCATCCAATGGAGAAAAACGTTTGCACTTAATCACTAGGCTTTACTCACACCGTTGGACAGACGAAGAAACTCATATCCATATACCAATTTTAGTAGAGTATTCAAAATCACCGACTGGGTTTCGGTATGAATTTGTTTACGGACTCATAGGTATTGATACAAGGGAAACAAAAAATAAATACAAACTCCTTTGGTGGGAACTATGAAACTCATTTATTCAAAAACCTTGGAACCACTGCTCTATGCCATTGGGTTTACGGTTCTTCTTCTATTCCGATCGATTGGACAGTCCCACCATCTTTTCTTTAAACGAAAAGAAATTCTAGAACAGATGTTTATCGCTGGAGTGGGTTCTCTTTTTGTAGTCTCCATTGTTTCTATTTTTACAGGAATGATCCTTGGGCTCAACACCGGCCTCGGTCTCCGTGACTTTGGGGCCGAGGGACAAATTGGACTATTACTCACCATCACACTCACTCGCGAGATGTCACCCTTTATGACGTCCCTTATCTTGGCTGCATCAGTTGGGTCGGCCATGGCGGCAGAAATAGGAACCATGAAAGTATCTGAAGAAATTGATGCCTTAGAAGTGATGTCGATTAATCCGATTCGTTACCTTGTGATGCCAAGGATTGTAGGATTTTCTCTGATGGTTCCTGTGCTTTGTGTATATTCTGCCGCCTTAGGAATCTTAGGTGGGGGGATTGTGGGCCACTTCCAACTGGGAATCGATATGATCAGTTACTTCCAAGATGTGTATTACCGCATTTCTTCTGTCCCTGGACTAAAGGACTTATATGTGGGACTTCTCAAAGGGTATGTCTTTGGAATTGCCATCTCTACCATTTCTTGTAGCCAAGGATTACGGACAGAAGGTGGAGCCATCGGTGTGGGTCAAACCACAAGACAAGCCGTCGTCACCTCCTTTCTTATGGTCATTTTTTCTGGTTATGTGCTGACAGCTCTATTTTATAAATGAAGGAAAGTATGGAAACCTTTGCCATTGAAATGAAAAACGTCCATAAAACTTTCGGCAAACGAAAGATCTTACAAGGGATGAATATTACCGTCAAACAAGGAGAGACGATGGTCATTCTTGGGCCTTCGGGAACGGGGAAATCTGTCAGTCTCAAACACATCACAGGCCTTCTTGATCCGGATGAAGGAGATTGTCAGATTTTTGGTGAATCCATCGTCACTGCCAGTGAAAAAAAAAGAGAAGAACTAAGGTCTAAACTCGGAGTCCTTTTCCAATCGGGGGCGCTTATCAACTGGCTCACCGTTTATGAAAATGTGGCACTCCCCTTACGAGAACATAAAATTGCCAGCGGTGCGGAACTTGACCGCATCGTAATGGAAAAACTAAAGTGGCTCGATCTTGTGCCCGCCAAAGACACGTTACCTAGTAATATTTCCGGGGGGATGAAAAAACGTGTTGGCCTTGCCCGCGCCCTTACCTCACAACCCAAAATTGTGTTATACGATGAACCTACCTCTGGGCTCGATCCTGTGATGTCCAACGTCATCAATGATCTGGTGATCCGATTGCAAAAAGAACTGGGACTGACCTCCGTTGTTGTTACACATGATATGAGTTCTGCTTATCGGATTGCGGATCGGATTAGTTTTCTTTATGAAGGCAAAGTTTTGTTTTGCGGAACATCTGAAGAAATCCAAAATTCACCAAACCCCGTCATCCAACAGTTCATTCATGGAAAAACGGTGGGCCCGATGATTCTAGATCATTCTGAATTAAAAAAAGGAAAATCCAATTGACTTTGCCACTAACTCTCGGAGAATTTTAGGGAATGCCTACCATAGGTCGTGCTATCATCGTCGGTCTTCTTTTTATCTTTTCCCTAGTGGCTGTGGGTTATTTTACCATTGTCACAGAAGGTGGACCGTTTCAAAAATCGGGATACCAACTTCCCGTTTATTTTCCCGATGCCGAAGGGATCAAAATTGGAAACAAGGTCACCATCCATGGGGTTCCCTTTGGTTATGTTTCTAAAATTCGTTTGGTGCAGATCGATGAATACGGGAATCTCCTTCCCGAAGGAGAAACGGGGATTGGAACTAAGGTAGAACTCACCTTATTACTCAAAGGCAAAGTTCAACTTTTCGCCAATTACGAAATCAATATCAAAAACGAAAGCCTTCTCTCCGGTCGGGTGGTATCTCTCGATCCTGGTTCCAAGTTTCCTGTGGATCCCAAAACCAAAGAATACATGATGACAGAGCCTGCGCTCACCAAAGTGGAAATTTTCCCCCGGTCAGGAAAACTTTTACCCATCCAAGGGAAGGTCACCCAAGACCCACTCGTTTCTCTTTCTGAACTGATTGCGGAAAACCGCTCGGACATTCGTAAAACCGTGCAAAACATAGCAAATATCACAGGGAAAATCAACGAAGGACAGGGAACTCTCGGAAAACTCATCAATGAAAGCGATGTTCATAAGTCGGTGAATACGACCCTTGGGGATGCGCAAATCGTGTTGAAAGAACTCCGGGAAGGTTTGGAAGATACTAGAGAACAAGCTCCCGTCACCAGTTTCATTCGCTCTGCTCTCAGTGCATTTTAAGCACTAACACGTAAAGTACGGATCCATTTGTAGTTAAATTCTTTGGTTTGATGCACAAAAAAGGGCCGTCACATTCCCACCACACTGTTGTAAAAAGGAGACATTTTTTTGACTTAGGGTTACGGTTTTGGAATTGTCCCTACCCCCTTTTCTACAAATTTGTAAGTAGGAACTGATTATGGTAACGGCGATACACAGAAAAACGATCCAAAACTCCATCACACTTCGGGGAATTGGGGTTCATTCCGGGAAAATGGTGACTTTGCGGCTCCATCCGGCAGAAGCAAATACAGGACTTATCTTTTATCTTTACAAGGGCATCCAAAAAATTCGCATTCCCATCTCCCTCGACCATGTAGTCGACACAAGTAACGCCACTACCATTGGAGATGGAAGTTCCAACCGAGTGCAAACCATTGAGCACCTTCTCGCAGCCGTCCACACCCTAGGCATTACCGATTGTATTTTTGAAATTGATTCCGTAGAAGTTCCGATTATGGATGGTTCCTCCCTGCCGTTTTGGGAAGGAATTCGCTCTGCAGGAATCCGGGTTCTGGAAGAAACCATCGAACCCATCACCATTTCCAATCCGATTTGGGTTGTAGACGGGGACAAATACCTCGTCATGTTACCTTCCGACGAACTTAAAGTCACTTATAGCATCGATTTCAACCATCCCCTCCTCAGAGGACAATCCTACACCACTACTCTTGACGAATCCATTTTAGGAACTGACATCCTTCCTGCTCGAACCTTTGGGTTTTTGAAAGATGTGGAAGCCCTACAAGCTCGTGGCCTCGCTATGGGTGGATCTCTCGACAATGCGGTAGTTCTCACAGATGACGGGTATTTGAACGAAACTTTGCGTTATGACAATGAATGTGTCCGCCACAAAATTCTGGATCTCATCGGGGATTTGGCTGTGATGGGAAGGCCTTTCCGAGGACACCTCATTGCATCCAAAGCGGGTCATGCCCTAGACATCTCCCTTGCTAAGTGCATTATGAGCCAGGTCACAGGAAACGAACTCACCCAATTCAAAAGCAAAAGAGTCCCACTTTTCTCTAAAAAACAGGCCGTTCGCTAGAATCCGGCTTTTTTTACTTTCCAAACAGTCCCTTTCCAAAAGTATTTTTGCCAAGGGGACGGATGGAAGAAAAAACCACATTCAAAGGCATTTCAGCCTATCCAGGTACGGTTTATGGCAAAGTTTTCCGGTGGAAACAGTTCAAACGGAAACGGGAAGACCGTACGGACTTATCTCCAGACGAAATCAAAGAGGAAGTCGAACTTTTAAAAAAAGGACTATTCAAAACTGAAGAAGACCTAAGTGACCTAGTCCAAAAATCCAAATCAAACATTGAACTTTCCGAAATTCTAGAATCACAAATTGTATTTTTAAATGATCCTCTGTTCCGCGCTCGTGTTTTTGAAAGGATCGCACAAAACAATGAATCGGCGGGACTTGCCTTAGAAACAGCCGTTAGTTCTTTATACGATGAATTCCAATCCATCCCAGACGAATTCTTTCGGGAACGTGCCGACCATATTTTAGATATTGGAAAAAGGATAGAATCCAACCTATATCCAGACAAAGCAGCCGACCAAACTAAAATCCCAGATGATGTCATCCTCATTGCCAAAGAAATCACTCCGTCCGAGATGATCCAACTGGGCAAATGCAAACTCCGGGGAATTGCCACTGACTTTGGTGGGAAAACGGGCCACACTGCCATCATTGCAAGAAACTACGGAATCCCCACCATTGTGGGTTTGAAAAATATCACCTCACATGTAGAAGACGACGACTATATTTTACTCGATGCCACTAAAGGGATTTTAAACCGTTCCCCTGGGATTGATGAAATCAAACTTGCTGGGATCAGAAGCGAAATCCATAAAACACAACCAGTTCGTGAAATCAGTGACGGCCCAAGAGAGATCAAAACCAAAGATGGAAAAAAGTTTTCTCTCCGTGCCAATATTGATTCCGAAGACGAAGTGGATTTGGCATTTGAACAAGGAGCAGATGGGATTGGTCTTGTTCGAACAGAAATTTTATTCATAAGATATATAGAATTCAAACCCACAGAAGAAGAACAATTTGCTGTCTACAAACGGATTTTACTCAAGATGGTAGGCCGCCCAGTGACTTTCCGAGTTTGGGATATTGGTGCCGATAAAATGGAAAATGGATACGAAGAAGCCAACCCATTTCTCGGAAATCGTGGGATTCGTTATCTCTTAAGACACCCTCATTTTTTTAAAGAACAACTAAGGGCACTACTCCGTGCAAGTGAATTTGGAACCATGAGGATCATGCTTCCTATGATCACAACTCTCTCTGAAATTTTACAGACCAAGGCACTCGTTGCCGAAAGTTTAGAAGAGCTTAAAACTGCGGGCCTTGTGATTACCAAAAAAATTCCCATCGGAATTATGGTGGAAACACCTGCTTGTGCCTTAAACTTACCTTTTCTTGGAAATCATGTGGATTTTTATAGCGTGGGAACCAATGACCTTTTACAATACCTTCTAGCAGTCGAACGTAACAACCATTTGGTGGGAGATTTATACAACCCATGGCAAGTTGTGTTTCTCTTACTTCTTAAAAACATTGCGGATGTGGCCAATTCCCAAAAAAAACCAATTAGTATTTGCGGAGAAATTGGAAGTGATCCCATGTTTACTGCTGTTCTGATTGGGCTTGGATTTCGGGATCTGAGTTCCGCTTTGCCACTGATGAAAGAAGTCGGTGAAAAAGTTCAGGAGATATCCACTTGGAAAGCAAAACTTCTCGCCGAACAAGTGATTGGTCTTGCCGGCGAAGAAAAATATGAAGAAATTGAGGCCCTCGTTTTAGAAACGAAAGGTTAAACATATCCTCTAATGAATTAAATTTTCCTAATCTAATAGATGATTCGTTCCAATTCTCCCTTCCATTTCAACTGCTTATTTTTTATTTTTCCTTAATTTGTTTGGATTGGATTTTGAACTTCTTTTCCTGTTAACAAAACTAAGATGGATTTCCTTTTTAGAAGATAAATTCCATACAAAAGAAATGAACCCGAAAAGGAACAGATCACAAAGAATCCATAGAAATTTGCCATACTTCCCCATTGGTTTTGGTACCCAGAAAGAATTCCTGCCGCATAATGACCGAAGGCATTGGATAAAAACCAAATTCCCATAAGAACTGAGGCATACTTTGCAGGTGCCATAAAACTAACAAAGGATAGCCCCACAGGAGAAAGGCAAAGTTCACTTAAGGTATTCCAAAAATAAACAAATACTAAAAATAAAATAGAAACAGCAACTCCCGATTCCGCATACTTTGCCGCAACCACCATCACGAGAAATCCAATCCCTAACAAAACAAGGCTTACCACAAATTTCAAAACGGGATTTGGATTCTTATTCTTTTTTGCAAGAGTTGACCAAATCATAGAAACCACTGGGCCTAGAATTAAAATGAACAAAGGATTGATGGATTGTAAAACAGAAGCAGGAACTTCAAAACCAAATAGAAACCGGTCAGTATTCCTAAGAGCAAATAAATTCAAAGAAGATCCCATTTGTTCAAATGCCATCCAAAAGAAAATGCTAAAAAAGGATAAGAGAACAATGAGTAGAATTTTAGGTTTCGTTTGGTAGTCAGCGGTATTTGTTACTGGGAGAGCGGAGAACGTATGTTTTTCCTTTTGCCAAATGGAAGTTGGTAACTTTTTACTTCCGAAATAAAATACCACCATTCCAATGGCCATCCCCACACCGGCAGATAAAAAACCCAAATGCCAATCCACTCGTTCCCCTAAACTT
Encoded here:
- the lpxC gene encoding UDP-3-O-acyl-N-acetylglucosamine deacetylase, with translation MVTAIHRKTIQNSITLRGIGVHSGKMVTLRLHPAEANTGLIFYLYKGIQKIRIPISLDHVVDTSNATTIGDGSSNRVQTIEHLLAAVHTLGITDCIFEIDSVEVPIMDGSSLPFWEGIRSAGIRVLEETIEPITISNPIWVVDGDKYLVMLPSDELKVTYSIDFNHPLLRGQSYTTTLDESILGTDILPARTFGFLKDVEALQARGLAMGGSLDNAVVLTDDGYLNETLRYDNECVRHKILDLIGDLAVMGRPFRGHLIASKAGHALDISLAKCIMSQVTGNELTQFKSKRVPLFSKKQAVR
- the ptsP gene encoding phosphoenolpyruvate--protein phosphotransferase, which gives rise to MEEKTTFKGISAYPGTVYGKVFRWKQFKRKREDRTDLSPDEIKEEVELLKKGLFKTEEDLSDLVQKSKSNIELSEILESQIVFLNDPLFRARVFERIAQNNESAGLALETAVSSLYDEFQSIPDEFFRERADHILDIGKRIESNLYPDKAADQTKIPDDVILIAKEITPSEMIQLGKCKLRGIATDFGGKTGHTAIIARNYGIPTIVGLKNITSHVEDDDYILLDATKGILNRSPGIDEIKLAGIRSEIHKTQPVREISDGPREIKTKDGKKFSLRANIDSEDEVDLAFEQGADGIGLVRTEILFIRYIEFKPTEEEQFAVYKRILLKMVGRPVTFRVWDIGADKMENGYEEANPFLGNRGIRYLLRHPHFFKEQLRALLRASEFGTMRIMLPMITTLSEILQTKALVAESLEELKTAGLVITKKIPIGIMVETPACALNLPFLGNHVDFYSVGTNDLLQYLLAVERNNHLVGDLYNPWQVVFLLLLKNIADVANSQKKPISICGEIGSDPMFTAVLIGLGFRDLSSALPLMKEVGEKVQEISTWKAKLLAEQVIGLAGEEKYEEIEALVLETKG
- a CDS encoding ABC transporter ATP-binding protein, whose protein sequence is METFAIEMKNVHKTFGKRKILQGMNITVKQGETMVILGPSGTGKSVSLKHITGLLDPDEGDCQIFGESIVTASEKKREELRSKLGVLFQSGALINWLTVYENVALPLREHKIASGAELDRIVMEKLKWLDLVPAKDTLPSNISGGMKKRVGLARALTSQPKIVLYDEPTSGLDPVMSNVINDLVIRLQKELGLTSVVVTHDMSSAYRIADRISFLYEGKVLFCGTSEEIQNSPNPVIQQFIHGKTVGPMILDHSELKKGKSN
- a CDS encoding MlaE family ABC transporter permease gives rise to the protein MKLIYSKTLEPLLYAIGFTVLLLFRSIGQSHHLFFKRKEILEQMFIAGVGSLFVVSIVSIFTGMILGLNTGLGLRDFGAEGQIGLLLTITLTREMSPFMTSLILAASVGSAMAAEIGTMKVSEEIDALEVMSINPIRYLVMPRIVGFSLMVPVLCVYSAALGILGGGIVGHFQLGIDMISYFQDVYYRISSVPGLKDLYVGLLKGYVFGIAISTISCSQGLRTEGGAIGVGQTTRQAVVTSFLMVIFSGYVLTALFYK
- the mce gene encoding mammalian cell entry protein Mce gives rise to the protein MPTIGRAIIVGLLFIFSLVAVGYFTIVTEGGPFQKSGYQLPVYFPDAEGIKIGNKVTIHGVPFGYVSKIRLVQIDEYGNLLPEGETGIGTKVELTLLLKGKVQLFANYEINIKNESLLSGRVVSLDPGSKFPVDPKTKEYMMTEPALTKVEIFPRSGKLLPIQGKVTQDPLVSLSELIAENRSDIRKTVQNIANITGKINEGQGTLGKLINESDVHKSVNTTLGDAQIVLKELREGLEDTREQAPVTSFIRSALSAF
- a CDS encoding peptide MFS transporter → MEKPNQIDPIESHIHPKGISPLFLTEMWERLSYYGMRALLVLYLVKSLGFSDADAGAVYAFYTSFVYLTPVLGGYLTDRFLSYQFSIYLGSFLMLCGHISLAFSDLSFFYLGLVLLALGNGFFKPNMSTIFGRLYDGKPGLRDSGFTIFYMGINLGGLLGPIICGSLGERVDWHLGFLSAGVGMAIGMVVFYFGSKKLPTSIWQKEKHTFSALPVTNTADYQTKPKILLIVLLSFFSIFFWMAFEQMGSSLNLFALRNTDRFLFGFEVPASVLQSINPLFILILGPVVSMIWSTLAKKNKNPNPVLKFVVSLVLLGIGFLVMVVAAKYAESGVAVSILFLVFVYFWNTLSELCLSPVGLSFVSFMAPAKYASVLMGIWFLSNAFGHYAAGILSGYQNQWGSMANFYGFFVICSFSGSFLLYGIYLLKRKSILVLLTGKEVQNPIQTN